A section of the Eublepharis macularius isolate TG4126 chromosome 1, MPM_Emac_v1.0, whole genome shotgun sequence genome encodes:
- the S100A11 gene encoding protein S100-A11, translated as MSSKYPVGPTETERCIESLLAVFQRYAGRDGNACSLSKKEFLTFMNTELASFSKNQKDPGVMDRMMKKLDMNNDGCLDFSEFLNLIGGLAQACHAQVMSSPTSGGSHKP; from the exons ATG TCGTCCAAGTACCCTGTTGGCCCCACAGAAACGGAACGCTGCATCGAGTCGCTGCTGGCCGTGTTCCAGCGCTACGCCGGCCGTGATGGGAACGCTTGCTCCCTTTCCAAAAAAGAGTTTCTGACCTTCATGAACACAGAGTTGGCATCATTCTCAAAG AACCAAAAGGACCCAGGTGTCATGGACCGCATGATGAAGAAACTCGACATGAACAATGATGGCTGCCTGGACTTCAGCGAATTCCTGAACCTCATCGGCGGCCTGGCACAGGCCTGCCACGCCCAAGTGATGTCATCCCCGACCAGTGGTGGCTCCCATAAACCCTGA